In Bythopirellula goksoeyrii, a single window of DNA contains:
- a CDS encoding ImmA/IrrE family metallo-endopeptidase, with product MLLEIPPEQIQTTIEQCARELLAEAGIEQPPVDAIELARRLGLTVAQDGPSEVRARFVRLSPHSAGTILLADEVRSERRQWAVAHEIGEFATRRVFAELGVPLVDIQLSAREQMANQLAGALLLPGNWFQANGDQVDWDLLDLKSRFDTASHELIARRMLQMSPAVIISLFDQGKLIWRRSNLMHRPRPLTDAEHKAWQVTHQQCQASRLDQNELPEGLSDIRCWPVHEANWSREIMRTELEEWQ from the coding sequence ATGCTTCTCGAAATCCCTCCAGAACAAATTCAAACCACCATCGAGCAATGTGCCAGAGAACTTCTGGCCGAAGCGGGAATCGAACAACCACCTGTCGATGCGATTGAGTTGGCCAGGCGACTGGGTTTGACGGTCGCTCAGGATGGCCCATCGGAGGTGCGGGCCAGATTTGTTCGGTTGTCACCTCACAGCGCTGGAACAATTCTGCTGGCCGACGAGGTGCGAAGCGAACGCCGTCAGTGGGCCGTCGCACATGAGATCGGCGAATTTGCCACACGGCGTGTTTTCGCTGAGCTCGGCGTGCCACTTGTTGATATCCAACTCTCTGCACGTGAGCAGATGGCCAACCAGTTGGCTGGTGCCTTGCTACTTCCGGGCAATTGGTTTCAAGCCAATGGCGACCAAGTTGACTGGGATTTGCTGGACTTAAAATCGCGATTCGACACTGCTAGTCACGAACTTATCGCTCGGCGCATGTTGCAGATGTCGCCAGCCGTGATCATTTCACTCTTCGACCAAGGCAAGCTCATCTGGCGACGAAGCAACCTCATGCATAGACCGCGACCGCTGACCGACGCAGAGCATAAGGCGTGGCAAGTGACTCACCAGCAGTGCCAAGCAAGCCGCCTAGATCAGAATGAGCTACCGGAAGGTCTCAGCGATATCCGCTGCTGGCCCGTGCATGAGGCAAACTGGAGCCGTGAGATCATGCGGACGGAGTTGGAAGAATGGCAATGA
- the rimO gene encoding 30S ribosomal protein S12 methylthiotransferase RimO, with protein sequence MAGYGGVAGRMLGVEVENALRSRRAGLGGRGAANDGWLADLKSDRIDRFSLPSPKAPFVTTTYSTDTDRAGPKGRYAFVSLGCPKNLVDSERMLGMLQLDGYQLVNEPQGADFAIVNTCGFIEQARQESFAVIDEMLELKKQGHLRGVIVSGCLAERQKESLLVDRPGIDQLVGVFGREEVTKVADRLIGGLAEQRSVFQPAPTHTLPDTSRMRITPKHFAFLKISEGCDRLCTFCAIPKMRGKHVTKPMETVIAEAQELAADGVRELVIVAQDTTYYGRDLYGETRLPELLRELEKVKGLDWIRLMYLYPMYFSDELIDTIASSERIVPYLDMPLQHASDQMLKRMQRRVTRGETETLLGKLRERIPNLAMRTTFITGFPGETDEHFAELEAFVRAQQFERLGVFTYSYEPDTPAAKLPDQLPEDLKAERRDHLMGVQQEIAFAWNDAQIGKQVDVLIDSAVPDEPTAWIGRSYADAPDVDGVVYVTGTGLSPGKLVRCEIVARQEYDLVAVACGEPR encoded by the coding sequence GTGGCTGGATATGGTGGCGTAGCGGGACGCATGTTGGGGGTGGAAGTGGAAAACGCGCTTCGCTCTCGCCGAGCAGGACTCGGCGGACGCGGCGCGGCTAACGACGGCTGGTTGGCGGACCTCAAATCGGATAGAATCGACCGATTCTCCCTACCCTCCCCCAAGGCTCCTTTTGTGACTACTACTTACAGCACCGATACCGACCGAGCTGGGCCGAAAGGCCGTTATGCCTTTGTGAGCTTGGGTTGTCCGAAGAATCTTGTCGATAGCGAGCGGATGCTCGGCATGTTGCAGCTTGATGGCTATCAGCTGGTCAACGAACCGCAAGGGGCCGACTTTGCGATCGTCAACACTTGTGGCTTCATCGAGCAGGCGCGGCAAGAATCGTTTGCGGTGATCGACGAGATGCTGGAGCTAAAGAAGCAGGGGCATCTTCGCGGGGTGATCGTGTCGGGTTGTCTTGCCGAGCGACAGAAGGAATCGCTGTTGGTAGACCGGCCTGGGATTGATCAACTGGTCGGTGTGTTCGGCCGCGAAGAAGTGACCAAGGTTGCAGACCGGCTGATTGGTGGACTCGCCGAACAGCGGAGTGTATTTCAGCCTGCACCGACCCATACGCTTCCCGATACCTCACGGATGCGGATTACGCCGAAGCACTTCGCCTTTTTGAAGATCTCCGAAGGCTGCGACAGGCTTTGTACTTTCTGCGCGATACCCAAGATGCGCGGCAAGCATGTCACCAAGCCGATGGAAACGGTGATCGCCGAGGCACAGGAGTTGGCTGCCGACGGTGTGCGCGAATTGGTCATCGTGGCCCAAGACACAACCTACTATGGGCGCGATCTCTATGGTGAAACACGATTGCCAGAGTTGTTGCGAGAACTGGAGAAGGTCAAGGGTCTCGATTGGATTCGGCTGATGTATTTGTATCCGATGTACTTCAGCGATGAGCTGATTGACACGATAGCCTCGAGTGAGAGGATTGTTCCCTACCTCGACATGCCGTTGCAGCATGCCAGCGACCAGATGCTCAAACGAATGCAGCGTCGGGTAACGCGGGGCGAAACAGAGACGCTACTTGGCAAGTTGCGTGAGCGGATTCCCAATCTGGCGATGCGAACGACTTTCATCACGGGGTTCCCTGGTGAGACGGATGAGCATTTTGCTGAGTTAGAAGCTTTTGTGCGAGCACAGCAATTCGAGCGGCTGGGTGTGTTCACGTATTCTTATGAACCAGACACGCCTGCGGCGAAATTGCCCGATCAATTGCCTGAAGATTTGAAGGCCGAGCGGCGCGACCATCTGATGGGCGTACAACAAGAAATCGCCTTTGCCTGGAACGATGCCCAGATTGGTAAGCAAGTCGATGTGTTGATCGATTCTGCCGTACCGGACGAACCAACCGCCTGGATTGGCCGCTCGTATGCCGATGCCCCGGACGTGGATGGCGTGGTCTATGTGACAGGGACAGGACTTTCGCCTGGCAAGCTGGTACGATGTGAGATAGTGGCTCGCCAAGAGTACGACCTGGTAGCGGTTGCTTGTGGTGAGCCTCGTTAG
- the pgsA gene encoding CDP-diacylglycerol--glycerol-3-phosphate 3-phosphatidyltransferase, whose product MSEPTTTASASVLNVPNQLTLARIVLSLALFGFLIAGWYKVALVLFVVTAGTDWLDGYWARKYSQITQLGRVMDPFADKLFICGTFVLLSAVPRLTEGFLPSGIPAWMTVVVVGRELLVTSLRAFVEGQGGDFSAKWIGKWKMGLQCLAAIWSMVQLTYVDQAENTWQTVPPAWMTQGLTAVAWAMVALTLYSGVTYVRAAAGRFQGK is encoded by the coding sequence ATGTCTGAACCAACGACGACGGCTTCTGCATCGGTGCTCAATGTGCCGAATCAACTTACACTGGCACGCATCGTGTTGTCACTGGCACTGTTCGGGTTCCTGATCGCGGGTTGGTACAAGGTTGCGTTGGTCTTGTTTGTCGTCACTGCGGGAACGGACTGGTTGGATGGCTATTGGGCTCGCAAGTATTCCCAGATCACTCAACTCGGTCGAGTGATGGACCCTTTTGCCGACAAGCTGTTTATCTGCGGCACATTTGTACTGCTCTCGGCCGTGCCACGGCTTACAGAGGGATTCTTGCCGTCTGGCATTCCCGCCTGGATGACCGTGGTCGTAGTGGGTCGCGAACTGTTGGTTACCTCACTTCGCGCTTTTGTTGAAGGACAGGGGGGCGACTTTTCGGCCAAGTGGATCGGTAAGTGGAAAATGGGACTTCAGTGCCTTGCTGCGATTTGGAGCATGGTGCAGCTCACTTATGTCGATCAGGCAGAGAATACTTGGCAAACCGTTCCGCCTGCGTGGATGACCCAGGGACTCACGGCGGTCGCTTGGGCTATGGTAGCGCTGACACTCTACTCGGGCGTGACTTATGTGCGAGCCGCCGCGGGGCGATTTCAGGGAAAATAA
- a CDS encoding CPBP family intramembrane glutamic endopeptidase, translated as MPDVMPTSALLFMLAATLASIGALLVLFERHVGGTPLLAYQPRQRVPWQSGIVMLVMLLTFSGVIFTLSGAGQDPHDLTEAVIDPEYDDPQLVGEPDTESSPVPEDSVEEEVSAQDFILNSLGTTVFLILLVVVIGVWLHLSVGANSIDLGLPQSGEQVLHDIGIGSVACAAALLPIYVIQLGLTILLQPEVEHPIVEQLSESHSPGMLLAGFLLVVVAAPLGEEFVFRLLLQGWLERWEDEMVGFTGSDRRSSEESSELDGEVPAAIEESIVGVDDGQPLTFPAEHLPLPRQGVLATLPHGWVPILISGILFGLAHLGHGVSPVPLVLFGIVLGYLYQRTHRLVPSIAAHALFNAYSMIMLWLQLGD; from the coding sequence ATGCCCGATGTGATGCCCACCTCAGCTCTCCTTTTCATGCTCGCTGCCACGCTGGCCAGTATTGGGGCATTACTGGTTCTATTTGAACGGCATGTTGGCGGCACACCCTTGCTGGCTTACCAACCAAGGCAACGCGTACCCTGGCAATCAGGGATCGTCATGTTGGTCATGTTGCTTACCTTCTCGGGCGTGATCTTTACGCTTAGTGGAGCAGGACAAGATCCTCATGATCTCACAGAAGCGGTGATTGATCCAGAATACGACGACCCGCAGTTAGTTGGAGAACCTGACACTGAATCCTCTCCTGTTCCAGAAGATTCTGTTGAGGAAGAAGTCAGCGCTCAGGATTTTATTCTCAACAGTTTGGGAACCACCGTGTTCTTGATACTTCTGGTCGTTGTGATCGGAGTTTGGTTGCATCTATCCGTCGGGGCGAATTCTATCGATCTTGGCCTCCCGCAGAGTGGCGAGCAAGTACTTCATGATATTGGCATCGGGAGCGTGGCATGCGCTGCCGCGCTGCTGCCTATCTATGTGATCCAATTGGGGCTCACGATTTTGTTGCAACCCGAGGTCGAACATCCGATAGTTGAGCAGCTTAGCGAAAGCCACTCCCCTGGAATGCTATTAGCGGGATTTTTGCTGGTTGTCGTCGCTGCCCCTTTGGGAGAAGAGTTTGTTTTTCGCTTGCTACTGCAAGGTTGGCTCGAAAGGTGGGAAGATGAAATGGTTGGCTTCACTGGGAGCGACCGTCGATCTTCTGAAGAGTCGTCGGAATTAGATGGTGAGGTGCCAGCAGCGATCGAAGAATCTATCGTTGGAGTCGACGACGGGCAGCCCCTAACCTTTCCTGCCGAGCACCTTCCCCTGCCACGTCAAGGCGTCTTGGCGACGCTTCCGCATGGGTGGGTGCCGATTCTAATTAGTGGAATCCTGTTCGGACTCGCTCACTTGGGGCATGGAGTTTCTCCTGTGCCACTGGTGTTGTTCGGCATCGTGCTAGGATACCTCTATCAAAGGACCCATCGGTTAGTACCATCGATTGCGGCCCACGCCCTGTTCAATGCTTATTCAATGATCATGCTGTGGCTGCAGTTGGGAGATTGA
- the ispG gene encoding (E)-4-hydroxy-3-methylbut-2-enyl-diphosphate synthase, whose amino-acid sequence MNITRNPTRSVRIGSATIGAEHPIAVQSMTATHTQDVDATVAQVNALHNAGADVVRIAVDNDKDAAALAEIRQQTSANLSVDLQENYRLAEIVAPHVDKVRYNPGHLYHHERSKPWQEKVRYLASVSADNNCAMRVGVNCGSVDPDKLNQYPEDDSIGPMLDSALEHCRHLDELGFTRYCVSLKDSDPQKVIEVNRRFSELRPDVPLHLGVTEAGMPPDGIIKTRIAFEQLISRGIGDTIRVSLTVSNPRKPEEIVAGRQILTDIAEGRVRSVVDYGLDTLNIISCPSCSRVENEAFIDLAEQVKEMTRYAADHAITIAVMGCRVNGPGETDDADLGLWCGPKFVNLKKGSESLGQYGYDEILPRLKRELDELIGGR is encoded by the coding sequence GTGAACATCACCCGCAATCCTACCCGCAGTGTACGAATCGGTTCTGCAACGATCGGTGCCGAGCACCCCATCGCCGTGCAAAGCATGACAGCCACGCACACGCAGGACGTCGATGCCACGGTGGCCCAAGTGAACGCCTTGCACAATGCAGGGGCTGACGTCGTGCGGATCGCTGTCGACAATGACAAGGATGCCGCGGCGCTTGCTGAAATCCGACAGCAGACGAGTGCCAATCTCTCCGTCGACCTGCAAGAGAACTACCGGCTTGCGGAGATCGTTGCCCCGCATGTGGATAAGGTGCGATACAATCCGGGCCACTTGTACCACCACGAGCGCAGCAAGCCCTGGCAGGAAAAGGTTCGCTACTTGGCGTCCGTGTCAGCAGACAACAACTGCGCCATGCGAGTTGGTGTGAATTGTGGGAGTGTCGATCCCGACAAGCTCAACCAGTACCCGGAAGATGATTCCATCGGGCCAATGCTCGATAGTGCCCTGGAGCATTGCCGACATCTTGATGAACTTGGTTTCACCCGATACTGCGTCTCGCTCAAAGATTCTGATCCGCAGAAAGTAATCGAAGTGAACCGGCGTTTCTCCGAGTTGCGTCCCGATGTGCCTCTTCACCTGGGTGTGACCGAGGCAGGCATGCCTCCCGACGGGATCATCAAAACTCGCATCGCTTTTGAGCAACTAATCAGTCGCGGCATAGGCGACACGATTCGTGTGTCACTAACTGTTTCTAATCCCCGCAAGCCAGAAGAGATCGTCGCCGGTCGACAGATCCTGACTGACATTGCCGAAGGCCGAGTCCGCTCAGTGGTGGATTACGGACTCGACACCCTGAATATTATCAGCTGCCCTAGCTGTTCGCGGGTCGAGAACGAAGCGTTTATCGACCTGGCCGAGCAGGTGAAAGAGATGACACGTTACGCAGCGGACCATGCGATCACAATTGCCGTGATGGGTTGCCGCGTGAACGGCCCCGGCGAAACCGACGATGCCGACTTAGGCCTTTGGTGCGGGCCGAAGTTTGTCAATCTCAAGAAAGGAAGCGAATCGCTGGGGCAGTATGGTTATGACGAGATTCTGCCGCGGTTGAAACGGGAATTGGATGAGTTGATCGGCGGGAGATAG
- a CDS encoding type II toxin-antitoxin system RelE/ParE family toxin, which translates to MLHRIRLTDEARRQIETISDYIAIDSPTNAKRWLANLQVRIDTLKNLPESHAILYPAEIAGVDVRQTFYGVYRILYSIDKDIVHILTVRHGARKPIGPDELEEGGSK; encoded by the coding sequence ATGCTCCATAGAATTCGGCTGACGGACGAAGCACGACGTCAGATTGAGACGATTAGCGATTACATTGCCATCGACTCTCCTACGAATGCAAAGCGGTGGTTAGCAAATCTACAAGTACGAATCGATACCTTGAAGAATCTTCCTGAGAGTCACGCCATACTTTATCCGGCTGAAATAGCCGGAGTCGATGTTCGGCAAACCTTCTACGGTGTTTATCGTATTCTCTACTCAATTGATAAAGATATTGTGCACATACTGACAGTTCGACACGGTGCGCGCAAGCCGATCGGACCAGATGAATTGGAGGAGGGTGGTTCGAAGTAG
- a CDS encoding TIGR03545 family protein has product MKIIRWKYVAPRLLLLAIMASVVRFGCDPLLEWLIVSGGQSATGAKVELAGVSTWIKSGKLEIRDLQVANPESEFRNLFQAEQIVLQLDSLALLHNRMVVTNGAITGLEIDTERSTSGELVVSDATSEEGPPLFEPVVTKASDLASDWLENASQRLDTDFVEQLQTPQVADQLVENWKNQSESLRSRAKLLRERGQKLAEEFREIKKNPLRSAQRLPEIHAELKSNQQELVSLQQEIKELPEQARADRQTLTTARQQDEAFLKKQFEFEQLDGDNLTQVLLGESVAEKLQEACDWIAWARKKSPSNAAKELAAQRGRGTTVTFGKPQPRFEIQHVGIELTAQVAGTPMQFVGYLSGVSSAPHLLAEPARLELASLGDTPVKLLVVSDHREQVPREEMHFTCPALPIRGRTLGNEEKLAIQLAPGNADLSVDLLLEGETLSGQIAFAQHEFHLTPLASPRVNRHLATALEGALGNIKQVTAEVELTGTLKQPQFKIDSPLGEQLANEISTAVVKLARERGEALLAKSTAKMNSQLEKLTAAKSALEQELLANLGENQKIFEDLAGTASLGGRGLSVPQISSTLGKGVLRK; this is encoded by the coding sequence TTGAAAATCATTCGTTGGAAATATGTGGCCCCGCGACTCTTGCTGCTGGCAATAATGGCCAGCGTGGTAAGATTTGGCTGTGATCCTCTGCTTGAGTGGCTGATCGTAAGCGGCGGTCAATCAGCTACCGGTGCCAAGGTTGAGCTAGCTGGAGTGTCGACCTGGATCAAATCAGGAAAGCTGGAAATCCGCGACTTGCAAGTTGCCAATCCGGAGTCCGAATTTCGCAATCTGTTTCAAGCCGAGCAAATCGTATTGCAGCTCGATTCATTGGCCCTCTTGCACAATCGGATGGTGGTTACCAATGGCGCGATTACCGGCTTGGAAATAGACACGGAGCGCAGCACTTCTGGTGAGTTGGTGGTATCAGATGCGACCTCGGAAGAGGGACCACCGCTGTTCGAGCCCGTTGTCACCAAGGCCAGCGATCTGGCAAGCGACTGGCTCGAAAACGCCAGTCAGCGACTCGATACAGACTTCGTGGAGCAGTTGCAAACACCACAAGTCGCCGACCAGCTCGTAGAAAACTGGAAGAACCAATCTGAGTCCTTGCGCAGCCGTGCCAAACTACTCCGCGAACGTGGCCAAAAGCTAGCCGAAGAATTTCGTGAGATCAAGAAGAATCCTTTGCGGAGCGCTCAACGCCTACCAGAAATTCATGCCGAGTTGAAATCGAATCAACAAGAGCTAGTATCCTTGCAACAAGAGATTAAGGAACTACCCGAACAAGCACGAGCCGATCGGCAAACCCTCACGACGGCTCGACAGCAAGACGAAGCTTTCCTGAAAAAGCAGTTCGAGTTTGAACAACTCGATGGAGATAATCTGACGCAAGTATTGCTCGGTGAGTCCGTTGCGGAAAAGTTGCAGGAAGCTTGCGACTGGATCGCCTGGGCTAGAAAGAAGTCTCCCAGCAACGCGGCCAAAGAGCTTGCCGCCCAGCGGGGTCGTGGCACGACGGTGACCTTTGGCAAACCACAACCACGATTTGAAATTCAGCATGTTGGAATAGAATTGACCGCCCAAGTCGCGGGAACTCCGATGCAGTTTGTTGGCTATCTGAGTGGCGTTTCCTCTGCCCCACACCTGCTGGCAGAACCAGCACGTCTGGAGCTAGCTTCCCTAGGGGATACTCCCGTCAAGCTGCTCGTCGTCTCAGACCATCGCGAGCAAGTTCCCCGCGAAGAAATGCATTTTACATGTCCGGCACTACCCATCCGTGGCCGCACCTTGGGCAACGAAGAAAAGCTCGCGATCCAACTTGCTCCAGGCAACGCTGATCTCTCGGTTGATTTACTACTTGAAGGTGAAACGCTGTCCGGACAGATCGCCTTCGCCCAACACGAATTTCACCTCACGCCATTGGCCAGCCCCCGAGTCAACAGACATCTGGCAACCGCGTTGGAAGGGGCTCTGGGCAACATTAAGCAAGTTACCGCAGAAGTGGAGCTGACTGGTACGCTCAAACAGCCTCAATTCAAAATCGATTCACCTCTCGGCGAGCAATTGGCCAACGAAATCAGCACGGCCGTGGTCAAGCTGGCCCGTGAACGAGGTGAGGCACTGCTCGCAAAATCCACAGCGAAAATGAATAGCCAACTAGAGAAACTCACGGCCGCCAAATCTGCTCTGGAACAGGAACTGCTGGCCAATCTTGGTGAGAATCAAAAGATATTCGAAGATCTCGCGGGAACTGCTAGTTTGGGGGGACGTGGCTTGTCGGTGCCCCAGATTAGTTCGACTTTGGGCAAGGGCGTATTGCGGAAGTGA
- a CDS encoding TIGR03546 family protein: protein MKLKTYELFTGPILSAFGSTMFSFFLRPIRQFAQALVANDSAGQVAWGFVLGMAIGLVPKGNFVAVLLGMMLLGLRVNKPAGLMGAGLFACVGMLLDPLAHRIGSFLLAWPPLQNLHTALFDTAISPWLGLNNTVVVGQLVIALYLAYPAYCLAHLFSLRVQARLSRWLLRFRAVRLLRGAELGTQWGIDG from the coding sequence ATGAAGTTGAAGACGTACGAACTCTTCACTGGACCAATCCTATCGGCATTCGGAAGCACGATGTTCTCATTTTTTCTACGCCCGATTCGCCAGTTTGCCCAGGCGCTGGTGGCAAATGATTCTGCTGGCCAAGTCGCCTGGGGTTTTGTGCTAGGAATGGCTATCGGTCTGGTGCCCAAGGGGAATTTTGTGGCTGTGCTGCTGGGGATGATGTTGCTGGGGCTGCGCGTGAATAAGCCTGCTGGCCTCATGGGTGCGGGGCTGTTTGCCTGCGTGGGCATGCTGCTGGATCCGCTTGCTCACCGGATTGGGTCCTTCCTCTTGGCATGGCCCCCACTCCAGAACCTACATACTGCGCTCTTTGATACCGCCATCAGTCCCTGGCTCGGGCTCAACAATACCGTCGTCGTGGGGCAATTGGTGATCGCGCTCTACCTGGCATACCCTGCCTATTGTTTAGCTCACCTGTTTTCTCTGCGCGTACAAGCTCGACTGAGTCGTTGGCTGCTGCGATTTCGTGCTGTTCGGTTGCTTAGAGGTGCCGAACTCGGGACACAATGGGGGATTGACGGTTGA
- a CDS encoding inositol monophosphatase family protein: MLELAKLLDTCEVAARLGAEQLLLWRDRFTAREKSARDLVTDADMASQEAIYKAIRAVYPDHGFLGEESPDPSQLDQPYCWVVDPLDGTTNYVHGFPCYSVSVAVAKAGQVVAGVVFDPLSKACFKAALGQGSWLGDERISVSSAIHLKDSLVAVSFPPDIHSESPDMQAFLRVSPLCQAVRRTGSAALNLSYVACGWLDAHWAASVHSWDSAAGVLLVAEAGGVVGSFAGGDYKLAEGHYCVASSPELYAQVQGLLN; the protein is encoded by the coding sequence ATGCTAGAATTGGCGAAATTACTTGATACTTGCGAAGTTGCCGCCCGTTTGGGAGCTGAGCAGTTATTGCTGTGGAGAGACCGTTTCACGGCCCGTGAGAAATCGGCTCGCGATCTTGTGACCGATGCTGATATGGCGTCTCAAGAAGCGATATACAAGGCAATTCGCGCTGTCTATCCCGACCATGGGTTCTTAGGTGAAGAAAGCCCAGATCCGTCTCAACTCGATCAGCCTTATTGTTGGGTAGTAGACCCTTTAGATGGGACAACCAATTATGTCCACGGGTTTCCGTGTTACAGTGTTTCTGTAGCGGTAGCAAAAGCTGGACAAGTGGTAGCAGGCGTAGTTTTCGACCCGCTTTCGAAGGCATGTTTCAAGGCAGCGTTGGGCCAGGGGAGTTGGCTCGGCGATGAACGAATAAGCGTTAGCAGCGCTATTCATTTGAAGGACTCACTCGTGGCAGTGAGTTTTCCTCCAGATATCCATTCCGAATCACCAGATATGCAAGCTTTTCTAAGAGTCAGCCCACTTTGCCAAGCAGTACGTCGCACTGGGTCTGCCGCTCTCAACCTTTCTTATGTTGCCTGTGGCTGGCTGGATGCCCATTGGGCAGCATCAGTCCATAGCTGGGACTCTGCAGCCGGCGTGTTGCTAGTTGCTGAAGCGGGTGGGGTAGTTGGGTCTTTTGCAGGTGGAGACTATAAACTTGCTGAGGGACACTATTGTGTTGCCAGTTCTCCCGAACTGTATGCACAAGTACAGGGCTTGCTGAATTGA
- a CDS encoding Rossmann-fold NAD(P)-binding domain-containing protein — protein sequence MSTVEYNYDSKGFEIPIARNNSKPAQVPTKYHRIQEVCQQQGATVRAISRKMEIGVNEIRQQEDPHADLRISDLLKWQKVLEVPLVDLLVDNDGPLSEPVTRRANMLRVMKTAKAILETTHDRNVKRLADMLVSQLVEIMPELSEVSAWHTVGQRRTQNDLGRIVERSIPDSFFTDPNRGY from the coding sequence ATGAGTACCGTCGAATACAATTACGACAGCAAGGGTTTTGAGATACCGATTGCTCGAAACAATTCTAAGCCTGCCCAGGTACCAACAAAGTACCATCGCATTCAAGAAGTCTGTCAGCAGCAGGGCGCGACCGTGAGAGCCATCTCGCGCAAAATGGAAATTGGCGTCAATGAGATCCGCCAACAGGAGGATCCCCACGCCGACCTGCGGATCTCTGATTTGCTGAAGTGGCAAAAGGTCTTAGAAGTCCCTTTGGTCGATCTACTGGTTGACAATGATGGGCCACTTTCTGAACCCGTCACAAGGCGCGCAAACATGTTGCGGGTAATGAAAACCGCCAAAGCCATTCTCGAGACAACCCACGATCGAAACGTCAAACGGTTGGCTGACATGTTAGTAAGTCAGCTCGTGGAGATCATGCCCGAATTGTCGGAAGTCTCTGCTTGGCATACCGTTGGCCAGCGCCGCACGCAGAATGATTTAGGGCGGATCGTCGAGCGCTCGATCCCCGACTCTTTCTTCACCGACCCCAATCGTGGTTACTAA
- a CDS encoding glycosyltransferase, translating to MNQQLTVILPMHNCEREIRQTVHGILDISVHAKLSLDLVIVDDGSTDDTFETACEISCRYPQVQVLRQPYRSGLAAVLELVRNRLSVDMVVLHDGVSPINPVQLRNLLLDEQGKLRRVESGEAQTQAGIDSHGSRRFSAVRALQDNMERAHRQVVGFSWMQMDKPLVPRRRHQPGQQSRSNGLPEKSGQPIASFLAEVPVGFSAFTQLS from the coding sequence TTGAACCAACAACTCACAGTCATCCTACCGATGCACAATTGCGAGCGGGAAATCCGCCAGACGGTTCACGGAATTCTTGATATTTCGGTTCATGCAAAACTCAGCCTCGATCTGGTGATCGTCGACGACGGCTCGACGGACGACACTTTCGAAACCGCCTGTGAAATCTCTTGCAGGTACCCCCAAGTTCAAGTTCTCCGGCAGCCCTATCGTAGCGGGCTGGCCGCTGTGTTGGAATTGGTTCGCAATAGGCTGTCAGTCGATATGGTTGTGCTACATGATGGAGTTTCGCCCATCAATCCAGTGCAGTTGAGAAACCTCTTGCTTGATGAGCAGGGAAAACTTCGCCGTGTGGAGTCCGGTGAAGCACAGACTCAAGCTGGTATTGATTCACACGGGTCACGGCGATTTAGTGCCGTGCGCGCCCTGCAGGACAATATGGAGCGTGCCCATCGGCAGGTAGTTGGATTCAGTTGGATGCAAATGGATAAACCCCTGGTACCTCGGCGACGGCATCAACCTGGCCAACAGAGTCGATCAAATGGTCTTCCTGAAAAAAGTGGCCAACCCATTGCCAGTTTTTTAGCTGAAGTCCCGGTTGGATTCTCAGCATTCACACAGCTTTCTTAA
- the hisI gene encoding phosphoribosyl-AMP cyclohydrolase, producing MTAETTGTPDFSHGDGLLPAIAQDAASGQVLMLGYMNREAWQQTLATGQAVYFSRSRKKLWHKGEESGNFQVVKAIYVDCDADTILLKVEQIGGAACHEGFPSCFFRKWSGSEFLIEGERVFDPQQVYKNP from the coding sequence ATGACTGCTGAAACGACAGGTACTCCTGACTTTTCTCATGGCGATGGCCTCTTGCCTGCTATTGCTCAGGATGCAGCAAGCGGGCAGGTCCTCATGCTGGGGTACATGAACCGTGAGGCGTGGCAGCAGACCCTCGCGACCGGCCAAGCGGTCTACTTCAGCCGCAGCAGGAAGAAGCTTTGGCACAAAGGAGAAGAAAGCGGCAATTTCCAGGTCGTCAAGGCGATTTACGTGGATTGCGATGCGGATACAATCTTGTTGAAAGTCGAACAGATCGGAGGTGCCGCTTGTCACGAAGGTTTTCCGAGCTGTTTTTTTCGCAAGTGGAGCGGTTCCGAATTCCTCATCGAAGGTGAGCGAGTGTTCGATCCGCAGCAGGTCTACAAAAATCCCTAA